A single window of Flavobacterium aestivum DNA harbors:
- the miaA gene encoding tRNA (adenosine(37)-N6)-dimethylallyltransferase MiaA: MKYLITIVGPTAIGKTALSINLANHYNCEIVSCDSRQFFKEMTIGTAVPNPKELAAATHHFIQNKSIFDNYTVGDFEKEALSKIEELFQNNDYVVLVGGSGLYVDAILKGFDEFPTIDPSVRENVNSSYKESGIEYLQQQLATLDPEYYKTITSENPQTLQNPQRMMRFVEVCIGSGKPYSSFLNQEKNNRNFTPIIIGLEAERSVIYDRINQRVDIMLNEGLLSEAEKLYPNKELNALQTVGYRELFSYFDGEFTLPFAIEEIKKNTRRFSKRQLTWFKRKENTQWFDYLTDRAEIIKYIETQSQSKINNHKS; encoded by the coding sequence ATGAAGTATTTAATTACCATCGTCGGACCTACAGCCATAGGAAAAACTGCCTTAAGTATAAACCTGGCCAATCACTATAATTGTGAAATTGTTTCCTGTGACAGCCGACAGTTTTTTAAGGAAATGACCATTGGTACAGCAGTTCCTAATCCAAAAGAATTGGCAGCAGCAACACATCATTTTATTCAAAATAAATCAATTTTTGATAACTATACCGTAGGTGATTTCGAAAAAGAGGCATTGTCAAAAATAGAAGAATTGTTCCAAAATAATGATTACGTAGTTCTCGTTGGAGGTTCCGGATTGTATGTAGATGCTATTTTAAAAGGCTTTGATGAATTTCCAACTATAGATCCTTCTGTTAGAGAAAATGTAAATTCAAGTTACAAAGAATCAGGAATCGAGTACTTGCAACAACAACTGGCAACATTAGATCCTGAATATTACAAAACAATAACATCCGAAAACCCACAAACTCTACAAAATCCACAACGTATGATGCGTTTTGTAGAAGTTTGCATTGGTTCCGGTAAACCTTATTCATCATTTTTAAATCAAGAAAAAAACAACCGCAACTTTACCCCAATAATCATAGGATTAGAAGCAGAAAGAAGCGTTATTTATGATCGAATAAACCAACGGGTAGACATCATGCTCAATGAAGGGCTTTTATCAGAAGCCGAAAAACTATACCCAAACAAAGAACTAAATGCATTACAAACCGTAGGTTATAGAGAATTGTTTAGCTATTTTGATGGAGAATTTACGCTACCCTTTGCTATAGAAGAAATCAAAAAAAATACCAGAAGATTTTCTAAGCGCCAACTCACTTGGTTCAAACGAAAAGAAAACACTCAATGGTTTGACTATCTAACAGACAGAGCAGAAATTATAAAATATATAGAAACTCAATCCCAGTCTAAAATCAACAATCATAAATCATAA
- a CDS encoding acyl-[acyl-carrier-protein] thioesterase — protein MPIDPNFTSIFSKDWEINFTQCAPNGYLKYADLCNLLQLTAAAHSEVGGISFSDMQEFDQAWVLSRMRVEVTELPKWRDIVTVKTWINSLENSRSVRALEMHVNGKKIVGSETFWAVFNTKMRRPEPLALPYSHFELYPENKATELGFSKINITHEKEMVFERTVFLSDLDIVNHANNVKYLEWCLDLVDEKKILSKEIKSFEMNFLKELSLKDRVTIHECINDKDVIFSITKDDKTSFALQLNWK, from the coding sequence ATGCCAATAGATCCAAATTTCACGTCCATATTTAGCAAAGATTGGGAAATCAATTTTACTCAATGTGCTCCAAACGGTTATTTAAAATATGCAGATTTATGCAATTTGCTACAGCTAACTGCTGCAGCACATTCAGAAGTAGGTGGTATCAGCTTTTCCGATATGCAAGAATTTGATCAAGCATGGGTTTTGAGTAGAATGCGCGTAGAAGTTACTGAACTACCAAAATGGAGAGACATTGTTACTGTAAAAACTTGGATCAATTCCTTAGAAAATTCTCGTTCTGTAAGAGCACTGGAAATGCATGTCAACGGAAAGAAGATAGTAGGATCTGAAACATTTTGGGCTGTTTTTAACACCAAAATGCGTAGACCGGAACCATTAGCACTGCCCTACTCTCATTTTGAATTATATCCAGAAAATAAAGCTACTGAATTGGGTTTCTCAAAAATAAATATAACTCACGAAAAAGAGATGGTATTTGAGAGAACCGTATTTTTATCTGATTTAGATATTGTCAACCATGCCAATAATGTAAAATACCTAGAATGGTGTTTGGATCTGGTAGATGAAAAGAAAATCCTATCCAAAGAAATTAAAAGTTTCGAGATGAATTTCTTAAAGGAATTGTCCCTTAAGGACAGGGTAACAATACATGAATGCATAAATGATAAAGATGTCATTTTTAGCATTACCAAGGATGACAAAACGAGTTTTGCATTACAACTCAATTGGAAATAA
- a CDS encoding response regulator transcription factor: MENANKKILLVEDDLNFGAVLKDYLMLNDFEVVLAKNGMEGFEKFKKDTYDLCILDVMMPYKDGYTLAKEIREKNNEVPIIFLTAKTMKEDVLKGYKAGADDYLNKPFDSEVLLMKINAIIQRKSSDVKTEAVQFEFNIGKFHLNSKLRFLTFSGGEPIKLSPKENELLKMLILHENDLMPRELALTKIWRDDNYFTSRSMDVYIAKLRKYLKQDEDVEILNIHGEGFRLVIKNK; the protein is encoded by the coding sequence ATGGAAAACGCGAATAAAAAAATACTGTTAGTTGAAGATGACCTTAATTTTGGTGCCGTACTAAAAGATTATTTAATGCTAAATGATTTTGAAGTCGTATTAGCTAAAAATGGTATGGAAGGTTTTGAAAAATTCAAGAAAGATACTTACGATTTGTGTATTCTTGATGTTATGATGCCATATAAAGATGGATATACCCTAGCTAAAGAAATTAGAGAGAAAAATAATGAAGTGCCTATAATTTTCCTTACTGCAAAAACGATGAAGGAGGATGTATTAAAAGGTTACAAGGCAGGTGCTGATGATTATTTGAATAAACCTTTTGATTCTGAGGTATTATTAATGAAAATTAATGCCATCATTCAGAGAAAATCGTCTGATGTAAAAACAGAAGCGGTTCAATTTGAATTTAATATTGGTAAATTTCACCTTAATTCAAAATTGCGTTTCTTGACATTTAGCGGTGGAGAACCTATTAAGTTATCTCCAAAGGAAAACGAATTGCTTAAAATGCTAATTCTTCATGAAAATGACTTAATGCCTAGAGAATTAGCTTTGACTAAAATTTGGAGAGATGATAATTATTTTACTTCTAGAAGTATGGATGTTTACATCGCCAAACTTAGAAAATACTTAAAACAGGATGAGGATGTTGAAATTTTGAACATTCACGGTGAAGGTTTTAGATTAGTTATAAAAAACAAATAG
- a CDS encoding sensor histidine kinase: protein MNKLFFRLLVLLMSLSLIGIILVQVYWFNSSFKNNDEQFKYHVKQVIGNVAEKLQNREAYSFYDKYNHYKDSTGKIPKRDDLLEFYYVQKNPKTNQTIIYSNLVISEDFKLPSGLFDKKFDTENFKNFNSKRVTEVYNNNKLDNSGLQQSLIPDVKIEKSGNLDVLDNAQFEIFFKDIASAMPIQERISKEVLRDLLKKELEEYGVKTKFEFGILSNGIQTKVKSDNFKYDKEATYSIPIFTDNEGNEKYKLLVTFPHKKKFLLSELVSITILSIIFTLIIIIAYTSALNQLIRQRQISEIKTDFINNMTHEFKTPIATINLALDAIRNPKIIEDREKVFKYLDMIRDENKRMHAQVENVLRISKLEKKELNIIKESTNVEEIINDAIEHVNLILEDRNGSVNLHFGALRKTALLNDVHFTNVIVNILENAIKYSPDVPKIDIYTENIKDMVIIKIKDNGVGMSKIAQKRVFEKFYREHTGDIHNVKGHGLGLAYVKRIVDDHNGQVYVESEKGKGSTFIIKLPLIN, encoded by the coding sequence CATTTAAGAATAATGATGAGCAGTTTAAGTATCACGTTAAGCAAGTAATTGGTAATGTTGCTGAGAAGCTTCAAAATAGAGAAGCCTATAGTTTTTATGATAAATACAATCATTATAAAGACAGTACAGGTAAAATTCCTAAGAGGGATGATTTATTAGAGTTTTATTATGTTCAGAAAAATCCAAAGACTAATCAAACCATCATTTATTCGAATCTTGTAATTTCTGAAGATTTTAAATTACCCTCTGGATTATTTGATAAAAAATTTGATACCGAAAATTTCAAAAATTTTAATTCAAAAAGAGTTACTGAAGTTTATAATAATAATAAGTTAGATAATTCTGGTTTACAACAGAGTTTGATACCGGATGTTAAAATTGAAAAATCAGGAAATCTAGATGTTTTAGACAATGCGCAGTTTGAAATTTTCTTTAAGGACATTGCCTCAGCCATGCCCATTCAAGAAAGAATTTCAAAAGAGGTATTAAGAGATTTGCTTAAAAAAGAGTTGGAAGAATATGGTGTAAAAACCAAGTTTGAATTTGGAATTTTAAGTAATGGAATACAAACTAAAGTAAAATCAGATAATTTCAAATACGATAAAGAAGCTACGTATTCGATTCCAATTTTTACAGATAATGAAGGAAATGAAAAGTATAAGTTACTGGTAACTTTTCCTCATAAAAAGAAGTTTCTATTATCTGAGTTGGTGAGTATTACGATATTATCTATCATATTTACGTTAATTATAATAATAGCTTATACAAGTGCCCTAAATCAGTTGATACGTCAAAGACAAATTTCGGAGATTAAGACGGATTTTATCAATAATATGACGCATGAGTTTAAAACACCGATTGCAACTATAAATTTAGCTTTGGATGCTATTCGAAATCCTAAAATTATAGAAGATAGGGAAAAAGTATTTAAGTATCTCGATATGATTCGGGATGAAAATAAAAGGATGCATGCTCAAGTAGAAAATGTATTGCGAATTTCTAAGCTGGAGAAGAAAGAATTAAACATAATAAAGGAATCTACAAATGTAGAGGAAATTATAAATGACGCAATAGAACATGTTAATTTGATTCTGGAAGATAGAAATGGTAGTGTTAACCTTCATTTTGGAGCTTTGAGAAAAACAGCGTTACTAAATGATGTGCATTTTACAAACGTAATAGTAAATATTTTAGAAAATGCCATAAAATACTCTCCAGATGTTCCTAAAATTGATATTTATACCGAGAATATCAAAGATATGGTTATTATAAAAATAAAGGATAATGGGGTTGGTATGAGTAAGATTGCCCAGAAAAGAGTTTTTGAGAAGTTTTACAGAGAGCATACAGGGGATATACATAATGTAAAAGGACATGGATTAGGACTTGCTTATGTAAAAAGAATTGTAGATGACCACAATGGTCAAGTATATGTAGAAAGTGAAAAGGGAAAAGGAAGTACCTTCATTATAAAATTACCATTAATAAATTAA